In the Flavobacteriales bacterium TMED191 genome, CCAAGCTTAGTATACTCNTCGCGAAGATCAGGACTGTTGTCACCAAGAGCAATCAGGGCTGCGGTTCCGATTGAGACAGCGTCAGCCCCAAGAGCGATAGCTTTTGCGACATCAGCACCTGAGCGGATGCCACCCGAAATAATTAATTTAACCTTCCCTCGGTGAAGCCCAAGTTCCCGCAGAGCATTGGCGGCCAGTCTTACAGCAGGCAGTGTAGGGATCCCGACATGTTCAATAAAGCAATCTTGTGTTGCTCCAGTTCCGCCTTGCATGCCATCCACGATCACAGCGTCGGCTCCGGCTTTTACAGCTAACAACGTATCATAGTACGTTCGGGTTGCACCGACCTTTACCGTAATTGGTACCCGCCAGCCTGTTATTTCACGCAATTCTCCAATTTTTATTTTTAAATCGTCGGGACCTGTCCAATCTGGATGTCGACATGCACTACGTTGGTCAATGTCCCTCGGCAAGGTACGCATTTCTGCCACGCGCTTGTCGATTTTGTGACCGAGTAGCATTCCGCCGCCGCCGGGTTTTGCTCCTTGTCCGATCACAACCTCAATGGCATCGGCTTGCCGTAAATCGTCAGGGTTCATGCCGTATCTTGATGGTAAGTATTGGTAAACAAGCTTTTGAGAGTATTTCCTCTCTTCTTCCGTCATCCCCCCATCGCCGGTGGTTGTGCTTGTGCCTAGCTCTGTTGCTCCACGTCCTAACGCCTCTTTGGCATTTGTCGAAATCGACCCAAAGCTCATTCCTGCTATAGTAATTGGAATGTCCAAACTTAGCGGATTTTCGGCACGGTCAGCACCAATAACAACATCAGTGCCGCAAGTCTCACGGTAGCCCTCCAGTGGGTAACGTGACACACTCGCACCTAAAAACACTAAGTCATCAAAATGGGGCAGAGCGCGCTTAGCACCAAAGCCCCGTATCTTGTAAATACCCTCCTCCGCAGAACGCTGAATCTCGCTTATAATTTTGCGATCAAAGAGGTAAGACTCGCGCAATTTATNNCTATCTGTTTCCATAGNNGCCTCTAATAAGATGCCATATTTTCTGTTTTAAAATGGTACAACTGTCTGGCTGAACCATATCTCCGAAAAGATTCTGGATCTGCGTCCTCATTTGCCTTTTCCAAAAGGCTAGAGAGAGATTCAACGTGATCTTGCGTCATTGGCTTTTCGACGCAATCAGCGCCTAATGCCTTTACTGAACCTCTCACATAAATGACAGCCTCATATATTGAGTCACCTAGACCATCCTCGGCATCACCGCATACGACAAGGTTTCCGGCTTGGGCCATAAAGGCGGCATTGTGTCCAACTGACCCACGCACAACGATATCGATACCCCTCATCGAAATCCCGCAACGGGCTGAGGCGTTACCCTTNATAATTAGTAACCCTCCAACGCCCGAAGCACCTGCGGATTGACTGGCATCTCCTGCAATTTGCACCGTTCCACTAACGAGATTCTCAGCTACCCCTACGCCAGCATTGCCCATGACATCAATGTGAGCTTGTTGGTTCATTCCCGCACAGTAGTAACCAACATGTCCTGCGATCCGGACCTTTATCGGGTGGGTGATCCCGCAAGCCAATGAATGGGCTCCATTGGGGTTTAGAATATCGAATTTCATATCAATTTTTTGTGGATTTTGTAACTTCACGTTTACTGCTCTCAGGCCGTCTGCAGTTAGATCAATTTTGGTCATTGGGCATTCTTCCAATGGTAAATGATGCCAGGCTCTGGCTCCCAAACCCGAGCACGCTCAATGTTGGGGAGATTAGTAAAGGCACGGAATTCAGAGCCCATCGCAACCCACTGTTCGGTTTCAGCTAAAATAGCCGGTTTACAAGCTATTGGGTCTCTGAGAACGGCAAATCCATCTCTTGTTCCGACTGCAAAGGTATAAAAGCCATCAAGATCTTTGATTGCTGCCTCGAGTGCACCTCTCAGATCAGACCCTCGTGAGAGTTGGTCGGCTAGATAGCCCGCGGCTACTTCGCTGTCATTATCCGTTTGGAAACTAATTTCGGCATCATTCTCCAAGCGGCGGCGTAGTTCGTTATGATTTGAAAGAGAACCATTGTGGACCAGGCAAACGTCTTCGCCTGTGCTGAATGGGTGTGCACCCGCTGTGGAAACCGAGCTTTCAGTTGCCATCCGAGTATGACCGATCATGTGAGAACCCGCCATGCTCGCCACATTAAATTGTTTTAATACGTTCTCCGGTAAACCTTTTTCTTTATAAATTTCGAGCGCGGAGCCCGAGCTCATAATTTTTATATCCGGTCGGTTTTTCTCCACCCACGAGCGCATAATGCTAATTCCCATGTCAGCAGAGAGAGTGGCATGTGACGAACATTGTTGAAATTGAACGTGTATCCCAGAGTGCTTTTCGAGGTCCGAAGCCAGATCCGCCCAACTAATGTCTTTCGCTGCACTGTAAACAGTAAGTTTGTTGCGCTTAAGAGGATCCTCACGATATACCGCCACGCCGGCACTATCTGGCCCTCGCTCGGTCATCTCGAGTAGCATCGGTGCAAAAAGGCTACCGAGCCGGGCATGTAAGCTTTTGTCTTTTAGGTACAGGCCTATCACACCGCACATTTTTTTTTAACATCCTTATATAAACAACTGACTTTTGCACCCTGGTACACCTCACTCATAAACATCACCATCCTAGGTCATATTTTTTACGAAGCTGAAGTGCAATTACTG is a window encoding:
- a CDS encoding FMN-binding glutamate synthase family protein translates to METDXXKLRESYLFDRKIISEIQRSAEEGIYKIRGFGAKRALPHFDDLVFLGASVSRYPLEGYRETCGTDVVIGADRAENPLSLDIPITIAGMSFGSISTNAKEALGRGATELGTSTTTGDGGMTEEERKYSQKLVYQYLPSRYGMNPDDLRQADAIEVVIGQGAKPGGGGMLLGHKIDKRVAEMRTLPRDIDQRSACRHPDWTGPDDLKIKIGELREITGWRVPITVKVGATRTYYDTLLAVKAGADAVIVDGMQGGTGATQDCFIEHVGIPTLPAVRLAANALRELGLHRGKVKLIISGGIRSGADVAKAIALGADAVSIGTAALIALGDNSPDLRXEYTKLGSAPGFYDDWQAGRDPAGITTQDPELIKRLDPIIGGRRIANYLRVLTLEAQTLARACGKSHIHNLEPEDLNALTVEAAAMAGVPLAGTDWIPGKPL
- a CDS encoding protein glxC; this translates as MTKIDLTADGLRAVNVKLQNPQKIDMKFDILNPNGAHSLACGITHPIKVRIAGHVGYYCAGMNQQAHIDVMGNAGVGVAENLVSGTVQIAGDASQSAGASGVGGLLIXKGNASARCGISMRGIDIVVRGSVGHNAAFMAQAGNLVVCGDAEDGLGDSIYEAVIYVRGSVKALGADCVEKPMTQDHVESLSSLLEKANEDADPESFRRYGSARQLYHFKTENMASY
- a CDS encoding amidophosphoribosyltransferase — translated: MCGVIGLYLKDKSLHARLGSLFAPMLLEMTERGPDSAGVAVYREDPLKRNKLTVYSAAKDISWADLASDLEKHSGIHVQFQQCSSHATLSADMGISIMRSWVEKNRPDIKIMSSGSALEIYKEKGLPENVLKQFNVASMAGSHMIGHTRMATESSVSTAGAHPFSTGEDVCLVHNGSLSNHNELRRRLENDAEISFQTDNDSEVAAGYLADQLSRGSDLRGALEAAIKDLDGFYTFAVGTRDGFAVLRDPIACKPAILAETEQWVAMGSEFRAFTNLPNIERARVWEPEPGIIYHWKNAQ